AAATTAAGCTATATAACAAAAGCTTACGCCTACAATAATCATTTTCCGAAACATAACACGTGTAGCGTCCGATGTGTTTGGGGATACATGAGGTTTAAGAAGCTTCATCGCCTGATGCTTCCAGTAGCTGCCGATCATTGGAAAATACAACGTGACAAGGAACATAGCCACTGTAGAATTATCGAGATAAACTTTTTGAGCTTGGCTGAACCCTCCAAAATTCAGATACGGAGTGTAGTCATACTCAGGGTAATGGGCTAGCGTTTCATTGTAGACTGCCAGATGGTCGGAGGGAGGAATCAAGGTAGAAGTCTGTAATAATATGGATTGGCTAGCTTTGTACGACGTCTAGCTACCAGATAGGCTATTATGAACAGGTAATgccaagaaaaaatcaaggtGTTACGGCCAATTTCCTGGGCGTTGATCAACTTCAGACATACGGTGCGATAGTAGAGAGTGTGCAAGTTGATCAAGTTCACTGTTAGTACAGaagtctggaaatttggagGACAAGAGGGCCTACAGGGCTTGAAAGAGGATATCTCACCGCATATGCTTTATAGCACGTCGCACAAAACGTTGGCCCGAGAAACTTACAAAACCCATCACACAGCAACCCCATGGAATTCTCATTAtcaatatttctttaaaaaatttaacttaaaggtggagtagcgccagtggggaaattgtgaaaaaccaCTTATTTgatcccaaaatgaccaaatatcatgataaaacttttcaaaaaatttttgaaatttttttatttactgtcaaaaagtggcaattactcagtttttgccactcataattttggaagtcgagaaaattttggcaatttgcaatttgaccggaaattatgaaaaatctaaaattttttggagtgttttatgatgatattcggttgttttggatcattataagtgcatttagacaaaatccccactggcactactccacctttaaaaccGCACAATCTCAGATTCTCGCAAACCTCGTTTGTGTTCCAAACGCCAATGTTAAAGAAACAAATGTAGCCGTACATGAAGCGTAGAGAAAATATCTCATGGCTTTTAAGACGTTGGTGGTAAAGTTGTAGATCAAAATGTACATGGTTGAAAACAGGCATAAGCTGAGTAGGTAGAACGGTGGCCAGTAGAAGCGGAACAAGTATTGGAGAATGtccatttccaaaaagttgggTTATGAGAATTTGAGCTGGAGATGATTTTTAAAGAGAAGCGAACCGAAAAACCGCATGCATCAGCAACCACGAACTCAAGTTTTTGCTAATGAAAAcgattcttgatttttcgggCGTTTGATCTTCGAAGTCATGTGTTGATTacaaacttttaaagaaaaaatgggTTATGGATTTAAATCAGCTACAggaattttaaacatattatattttctgaaatttaaagatggagtagcgccactgggaaaattattaaaaaccactcctttggtcctaaaatgaccaaatatcaaaagctcgtatttttcaaaattttggcaatttgccaaaaactttgaccggaaactatgaaaaatctaaaattttttggagtgttttattatgatattcggttgttttggatcactataagtgcatttagacaaaatccccattggcgctactccacctttaaaggaaaagtttttgatattttttcagcaaaattattggttttttctttgagatGTAACagtttccaagtgaaaaaacaCCAAGtttacttcaatttttcaagttccCAGCCAAAAATCATAGATTTTAAATAGGTTTTTGATATGGAAAACATACCAATTTACTGATTTCCTGTTCTTATCACTCACATTCCTTATCAATCAATTCTAAGATTGTCCGCCGTGATTTCGAACCGTAAGTCaatatcttcttttttatttcaattaccCATTTTGTTGTACATTTCCCGTCTTAACTTTTATACCCCCAGTATTAAATACTTTATTTTCCAATATGTCTCTTCCCGGCCAAGATGCTCAATGTGCAAAAGGGGTTTCCTTGCTCAATCTGCCTCTGGATGTTGTGAAtcaagttttggaaaagttggagCCCATGGAGTTGTGAGttacttatttttaaaaaattgcgaagttttcaaattttctgagaaaaatattttggcttGAAATTTATAGGAAAACAATTGATTtggcggggaattcgaatttttcgcaaagaaaaaaatttggcgggaaattcaaatttagcgataagaaatttttgccaggaaatttacattttctgataataaattttggcattaaatttgaaatttatgaaaaatatttcggttggaaatttaaattttactatGAAAAAGTTCTAGGgaaaccaaatttttctaaaaaaatttttttaaacttaaattttatgaaaaggaattttgacgggaaaatcaaattttgaaagaaaaacagtttggcgggaaattcaaactttctgagcaaaatttttggcaggagattaaaattttctgacaaataattttggcaattttggcaggagattcaaattttctgagtaaaaaatttggcgggaactcaaattttctgacaaataattttggcgataaatttgaattttctgaaaatatttcggttggaaatttaaattttactttaaaaaaattctgggggaatttcaatttttctgagaaaataattttgcgagaaatttgttttttcggtaaattcaaactttctgagaattttttttgaacctaGTGTTGAGAACTGTTAGTTTTCCTACTAAAAATATAaccaaaatctaaaataaatGGGCTTTTTTTCCAGACTGACAGCTCGAAAAGTATGTAGAAGTTTAAGGACATCCGTCGATAAATTCGGActtcattttaataaaattagtaTATACATATATGATGATAgcatttctatatttttggaCGGAATCGGAGTCACTTATTCGGATGCAAGGAATGGCAGCTCAACTGTGACCTACAATGCACAAAAAACGCTCGTTGATGGAGTAAACTTCATGGAAATAGCATCCAAGGACTTAAAGATATCACTAACTTTGAATCACAcatcaaaattagaaatttgcaATAAGGCCCACAACAGTCACATTTATGGCACTTctttatttcaaagtttcaaaaaatgtgctaaCGTGAAGGTACTCACACTTATCGGGCTGAAGGATATTCTAACCATGCTCCCATATTTTGATGCTGAAACTCtggaaaactttcaactatGGGGAGCCGATGCAATTGATGAACAGATAACTATTCTGGATCAgtggaaaaatgcgaaaaaatttcaactttggaATTCTGATTTTGACGCTAAATTTATAAGCCATCTGTTTCACTTCCAATGCTTTACTATTAACACAATGACCGAATTCTCAATAGAGGCTATGATCGAGATTAGAGATGtaagttttagtttttatgcCTTAAAGCCACTCCTTTGGtcctaaaatgaccaaatatcatgataaaacttttcaaaaattttttgaaatttttttatttactgtcaaaaagtggcaattactcagtttttgccactcataattttggaaggcgaccaaaaaaaaatttttttttcgacattttttatgttttgattttgtttaaattatttgtattaaaacgtTGTAGAGGTCGAAACAtacgacatttctttaaattccCTCAAAAGctcgcatttttcaaaattttggcattttgccaaaactttgactggaaattatgaaaaatctaaaattttttggagagttttattatgatattcagtTGTTTAGAATCATTTTAAGTGCATTTAAAcgaaatccccactggcgctactccacctttaattgcACTTTGTTATACATATAGTGCGCACAACTGCACCCTTCTTCATGTGAAGGGTTTATGAATTGTTCATGATAAACTAATATTGTTATTGAATTCAGCATATCAAAAAACATAACTCCAATTCCTTAAAAATCGAGGTACATACATAGGTTTTTCGTTATCTTGAACCCAATATCAATATcagatttttgtgcaaaaaactataaacttTACAATTACTGTATATactgtatatatttttttaatttgcaggATCTGTTGAGAAGAAGCACATTTGAAAGCTGCTACATATATTTCAACAGTTCAAATCCAAAAGAACTTGCAAAAGTGTTCAACTACACTGGAGGCTATCCTTGTAAAATCGAGTACAACAACAGATTTGCGGTTGAACTTGAAGAGTCCACATTTGAGCCAAatctttttgagttttgtgtGAAAAGATTATGAATGCAAAATTGTTTGTAGAAATACGATTCAATAAGTCAAtactgttttaattttgataataaatgatttttgtagTCAGGTATTATACTATAAGTATAAAAAGATTGCTTAGGTCTTAACAAATTGTCAGCACACTTTTGGAATTGGAAATGTAtctgaaaagcttgaaaattaaaatttcaaaaaacacgtgtttagtcaaaaattctcaaaggctgaaatatttgaaaattaagttgatttttttttcaatgtcacaatgtttttcaggttttcatcCCAACTGTCTagttttaattctaaattttatttctctaAATCTCACAAATGTTCAGTCTGACCTTGAAAGTTGTTCCTACCATTTCAATACACTGTTCGCtaaatttgagagaaaataCGAGAccattatttaatttttccaaaaagtacaTTTTCCACCTATTTCTACTTTCAGGTAATGATTTTTTACAgtattgttttttataatctgaaataatataaatttctcaataatttATACTTACTcttctattatttttcttccatttctctTTTTGTACATGTACATTTTCCCGTTTTCCAGATAAATGCTGCTAAACCTGCCTCTAGATGTTGTTAAtctagttttggaaaaaatggagccAAAAGATTTGTGAGTGGTTTTTAGtagattttgaaatgttaaaaattatgtattttagaatattttaacTACACTGTTAGTagttgtttctgaaaaatattaatttgaaaatataaaagttag
The nucleotide sequence above comes from Caenorhabditis elegans chromosome III. Encoded proteins:
- the srd-65 gene encoding Serpentine Receptor, class D (Delta) (Confirmed by transcript evidence), which translates into the protein MDILQYLFRFYWPPFYLLSLCLFSTMYILIYNFTTNVLKAMRYFLYASCTATFVSLTLAFGTQTRNIDNENSMGLLCDGFCKFLGPTFCATCYKAYATSVLTVNLINLHTLYYRTVCLKLINAQEIGRNTLIFSWHYLFIIAYLTSTLIPPSDHLAVYNETLAHYPEYDYTPYLNFGGFSQAQKVYLDNSTVAMFLVTLYFPMIGSYWKHQAMKLLKPHVSPNTSDATRVMFRKMIIGLNFQIFLPMLSYIPVVFLFILIQVTGHQFLISQYTITCLGALPCFLDPIFQIYFITPYRNAVRAFFVRKPSADGSWATRVSAVNSVA
- the fbxa-38 gene encoding F-box domain-containing protein (Confirmed by transcript evidence), encoding MSLPGQDAQCAKGVSLLNLPLDVVNQVLEKLEPMELLTARKVCRSLRTSVDKFGLHFNKISIYIYDDSISIFLDGIGVTYSDARNGSSTVTYNAQKTLVDGVNFMEIASKDLKISLTLNHTSKLEICNKAHNSHIYGTSLFQSFKKCANVKVLTLIGLKDILTMLPYFDAETLENFQLWGADAIDEQITILDQWKNAKKFQLWNSDFDAKFISHLFHFQCFTINTMTEFSIEAMIEIRDDLLRRSTFESCYIYFNSSNPKELAKVFNYTGGYPCKIEYNNRFAVELEESTFEPNLFEFCVKRL